A stretch of Scheffersomyces stipitis CBS 6054 chromosome 2, complete sequence DNA encodes these proteins:
- a CDS encoding predicted protein: protein MAKGQKQTAITEKSEIFIGCTQVVEEGHDLAAHVETGSAALNGDGKEQIMVKNEKFSDFAIDLFFPIQSLNIDWGGEVANLYDSSRISRSQLFCNWCGYMPYSNIN, encoded by the exons ATGGCAAAAGGGCAAAAACAGACCGCCATAACAGAGAAACTGGAAATATTCATTGGATGCACACaggttgttgaagaaggacaCGACCTCGCGGCTCACGTGGAAACTGGTAGCGCGGCCTTGAATGGAG ATGGAAAAGAACAGATCATGgtcaaaaatgaaaaatttagtGATTTTGCCATCGATCTTTTTTTCCCAATTCAGCTGCTAAATATTGATTGGGGTGGTGAAGTGGCAAATCTCTATGATAGCTCCCGG ATTAGCCGGCTGCAactattttgcaactggtGTGGTTATATGCCGTACTCTAATATCAACTGA
- a CDS encoding putative GTPase activating protein: LGGNFYQLKSSQINKIINVKYGSDPLLLIRQLSMDLAQKETELILLRNEKFTREQQLYKLCNEYGNLSTLEIDKMLNEMSERNDNTVSGNVNDILKDLIGTAIHDDIQEPKESKQTVKKTVPNRAVSNGNDSGLEGHQVYSEANRNRNLSVPQKTSTRPYSKSFPLRYIINESTEHEEVNKTPVPVELESMNMGSVDSSNDAYTEETGLDSSREDINIDKYGFFHDADLIVKSKSPPPTTQSRAITTSSLDDSSAILIGSKGIHQTIDHLKEISKIHDHTNQSIENQWDTLIKEITKDYYKYMTKEHNEAREIFGIRALNILKLDIKMGNNFLNEAGVGKIKNASVRPSSPHYDHLLSLINKFGISSKYRYNLWLELSGAKNLMINGEYEELLNEVKQYEQEETSQESEESNDRKNIIRANVKQIKLDLHRTLPHNYYFNNLIELKPGPNFYKLQRILYAFVAYRPDVGYLQGMNKIVGNLLLILSKSTHAEHENFEKFSEVDIFWIFIGLVEEILPKYRGLNNTPQVFFNSLENVRIDQMVLHRIYLKKFLPELCQHLTHLEVEIELITLNWWLTLFIDLNFVSLDTWFKLFDSLLVDDKHIKESAEGESSDTSNITSPSNAIVDNDISDRRAIKLISITLALLQGLEHSLMNMKEKEYVYELLNSKSSNFHV, translated from the exons AAGCTCTGCAATGAATACGGAAATCTCTCCACACTTGAAATCGACAAGATGTTGAACGAAATGTCAGAA CGTAATGACAATACAGTTTCAGGTAATGTGAATGATATCTTGAAAGACTTGATAGGAACGGCTATCCATGACGATATTCAGGAACCCAAAGAATCTAAACAGACAGTAAAGAAAACAGTGCCGAACCGAGCGGTTTCTAACGGCAATGATTCTGGACTTGAGGGCCACCAAGTGTATAGTGAAGCTAACCGTAATCGTA ATCTCAGCGTTCCACagaagacttcaacaagaccTTATTCCAAATCGTTTCCACTTCGATATATCATTAATGAGTCCACTGAGCATGAGGAAGTAAACAAGACTCCTGTTCCTGTAGAATTGGAGAGTATGAATATGGGAAGCGTGGATAGTAGCAATGATGCCTATACTGAAGAAACTGGTCTCGATAGCAGTAGAGAAGATATCAATATTGACAAATACGGCTTTTTCCATGATGCCGACTTGATAGTGAAGAGCAAGTCTCCACCGCCCACTACTCAGTCCAGAGCCATAACTACATCTTCATTGGATGATTCACTGGCTATTCTAATTGGAAGCAAAGGAATTCATCAGACTATCGACCATCTTAAGGAGATATCCAAAATTCATGATCACACCAACCAATCTATTGAGAACCAATGGGATACATTGATCAAAGAAATTACAAAAGACTACTACAAATACATGACAAAGGAGCATAATGAGGCTCGCGAAATATTCGGAATCCGAGCCCTCAACATTCTCAAATTAGATATCAAGATGGGAAACAATTTTCTAAATGAAGCTGGTGTTGGTAAAATTAAGAATGCTTCTGTGAGACCGAGCAGTCCTCATTATGACCATTTGCTTAGTCTCATCAACAAATTTGGGATATCATCCAAATATAGATACAATCTCTGGCTAGAATTATCGGGAGCCAAGAATCTCATGATCAATGGAGAATACGAGGAATTGCTTAATGAGGTTAAGCAAtatgaacaagaagaaacctcaCAGGAGTCTGAAGAGTCGAACGACAGAAAGAATATTATCCGTGCTAATGTGAAACAGATTAAACTCGATCTTCATCGTACTCTCCCCCACAACTACTATTTCAATAACTTGATTGAATTGAAACCAGGTCCGAACTTTTACAAATTGCAGAGAATATTATATGCGTTTGTTGCATATAGACCTGATGTCGGATATCTCCAGGGTATGAACAAAATTGTTGGTAACTTACTTCTCATATTAAGCAAAAGTACTCATGCTGAACACGAAAACTTTGAGAAGTTCAGTGAAGTCGATATCTTCTGGATTTTCATAGGACTAGTAGAGGAAATCCTCCCTAAGTATAGAGGGCTTAACAATACTCCTCAGGTATTTTTCAACAGCTTAGAAAACGTAAGAATCGATCAAATGGTCCTACATCGAatctacttgaagaagtttctcCCCGAACTATGCCAGCATCTCACGCATCTCGAAGTTGAAATAGAGTTGATTACACTCAATTGGTGGCTTACTCTTTTCATTGATTTAAATTTCGTAAGTTTAGATACTTGGTTCAAATTGTTTGACAGCTTGCTCGTTGACGACAAACATATCAAAGAGTCCGCCGAAGGAGAATCCAGCGATACTCTGAACATCACTTCTCCAAGCAACGCAATTGTAGATAATGATATTTCAGATCGAAGAGCAATCAAGCTTATCTCCATAACTTTGGCTCTTTTGCAAGGTTTGGAGCATTCGTTGATGAAcatgaaagagaaagagtaTGTCTACGAGCTTCTCAATTCTAAAAGTTCCAACTTCCATGTT
- the OST1 gene encoding oligosaccharyltransferase (Oligosaccharyltransferase catalyzes the transfer of oligosaccharide from dolichol-oligosaccharide donor to consensus glycosylation acceptor sites (asparagines) in newly synthesized proteins in ER lumen~go_component endoplasmic reticulum; integral to membrane~go_funtion dolichyl-diphosphooligosaccharide-protein glycotransferase activity~go_process protein amino acid glycosylation) translates to MFWWKKLFVVAAIVVSTCSAQLIDSISEDVWENSHYSRTIDLSKSYVKETNLIEAKNINTQAQSVYYFTVNDGFDIIPELSVVSVTLLNPSHVEVEYEEVVAGKLFKITLPVPISPNSSFEIKVNYVYIGTLSPMPASLKMADTQSLLLKLNKFAYSPYRTTDYSLTFTGVAKGQEMELLKTGNFSASDNVPDVRPRVEDKTLKYGPVFDYLEPFTLQPMGLLYEHNRPLGFVQNLNRSVWIPASNVKQLPFEEYYELTNTGAELSTGFSRVDWLVGRFAGTRNHWALSHIEIPTIGDSFDDYYYTDKVGMVDSHDRVKDHLLLQPRFPLFGGWNYNFTLGWNGKLANHVHKVSGTDDQYIAKVPLLNAVRDVTYNNTYLVFYLPENAEFVNVSSPIDFESLTVDNELSYLDVSNGHVRVTLHYKNLFDDVHRLDVLFMYKYTQSSYLLKVLKISGFVFVGLISYYLLGLVDLSIEDKKKD, encoded by the coding sequence ATGTTTTGGTGGAAAAAGCTCTTTGTAGTGGCCGCCATTGTGGTGAGCACGTGTTCGGCCCAGTTGATTGACTCAATTCTGGAAGACGTTTGGGAAAACTCTCATTATAGCCGGACGATTGATCTTCTGAAGTCTTACGTTAAGGAAACGAATCTTATTGAAGCGAAGAACATCAACACTCAAGCGCAGAGTGTTTACTATTTTACCGTTAATGATGGTTTTGACATCATTCCCGAGCTTTCGGTAGTACTGGTCACGTTGTTGAATCCTAGTCATGTAGAAGTTGAGTACGAAGAGGTGGTAGCTGGAAAGCTATTCAAGATCACCTTACCTGTTCCAATTTCGCCCAACTCGAGCTTTGAGATCAAGGTCAACTATGTCTACATCGGCACGTTACTGCCAATGCCAGCCTCGTTGAAGATGGCAGACACCCAGCTGCTTTTgctcaagttgaacaagtttgCCTATTCGCCATATCGTACTACCGACTACTCTTTGACTTTCACAGGTGTAGCCAAAGGTCAAGAgatggaattgttgaagacagGTAACTTCTCTGCATCAGACAACGTTCCAGATGTCAGACCACGTGTAGAGGACAAAACGTTGAAGTATGGCCCAGTATTTGATTATCTTGAACCATTCACGTTGCAGCCAATGGGATTGTTGTATGAACACAATCGTCCTTTGGGTTTCGTCCAGAATTTGAACAGATCTGTCTGGATCCCAGCTTCAAATGTAAAACAGTTGCCTTTTGAAGAGTACTATGAGTTGACCAACACTGGTGCAGAGTTGTCAACTGGATTTTCCAGGGTAGACTGGCTTGTGGGACGTTTTGCAGGTACCAGAAACCATTGGGCTTTGAGCCATATCgagattccaacaatagGTGATAGTTTTGATGACTATTACTATACAGACAAAGTAGGTATGGTTGATTCACACGACAGAGTCAAGGACCATTTACTCTTGCAGCCTAGATTCCCTTTGTTTGGTGGTTGGAACTACAACTTCACTCTTGGTTGGAACGGAAAGTTGGCTAACCATGTCCATAAGGTTAGTGGAACTGATGACCAATACATTGCCAAGGTTCCATTGTTGAACGCCGTCAGAGACGTCACCTACAACAACACGTACTTGGTATTCTACTTGCCCGAAAACGCTGAGTTTGTCAATGTTTCATCTCCTATCGATTTTGAATCCTTAACCGTAGACAATGAATTGTCTTACTTGGATGTTTCCAATGGTCATGTCAGAGTCACGCTTCAttacaagaacttgtttgATGATGTGCACAGATTGGACGTGTTGTTCATGTATAAGTATACACAATCCAGctacttgttgaaggtgCTCAAGATCTCGGGCTTTGTTTTCGTTGGTTTGATCAGTTACTACTTGTTGGGCCTCGTGGATCTTTCTATCgaggacaagaagaaggactAG
- a CDS encoding predicted protein (go_funtion GTP binding; GTPase activity) yields the protein MSLQDLIPVVNKLQDIVTTTQLAELDLPILAVVGSQSCGKSSVLENIVGRDFLPRGTGIVTRRPLVLQLMNISENDPVINSDTGFRSSSSSFSNGEASDEAVNLEDHLRRHAANGSYQPPNEWGEFLHIPHKRFYNFSDIRREIENETHRIAGQNKGISRLPINLKIYSPRVLNLTLVDLPGLTKIPIGDQPTDIEKQTRNLILEYVSKPNCIILAVSPANVDLVNSESLKLARQVDPTGKRTVGVLTKLDLMDQGTNALDILKGNVYPLKLGFIGIVNRSQQDISDNKSLDDSLFSEQQFFQNHTAYRSMSSKCGTKYLALTLNKILMTHIRDRLPDIKAKLNTLMGQTEQELASYGEIPSHLKDSKESRGAMVLSLMTKFATTFMNSIEGTSVNELSTKELCGGARIYYIYNEVFGSQLAAINPTQNLTIHDIRIAIRNSTGPRPSLFVPELAFDLLVKPQIKLLEDPSRRCVEMVYEELMKIVHNVCSSNIGLELNRYPRLQSKLIEVVSDLLRERLGPTIKYVESLIDIHKAYINTNHPNFVGAARAMSIVVEERQKQKEFEQKSKMRLASERILNKKYSDSIEEEEGDDEKNPDEDINSVDDVIPVKHKRSESGKTYSVKAESTPNLAGSQHNHYQQESYLNYFFGKDPVIHQQHMQTQAQLNPTPFKFPHHQESLQFNSNFVNGMANNSQPNLDHFKSMSLTDSIQDDSTSFESDETLNDLTEREQLECELIRRLIISYFCIVREMIQDQVPKSIMCLLVNYIKQHIQNRLVVKLYSEDLFNELLQEDEGIQAEREKCMSLLKTYREASRIISDVV from the coding sequence ATGTCGTTGCAAGACCTCATTCCCGTCGTCAACAAGCTTCAGGACATCGTGACCACGACCCAGTTGGCTGAGTTGGATTTACCCATTTTGGCAGTCGTAGGCTCTCAGTCATGTGGTAAGTCTTCTGTGCTTGAAAACATCGTTGGACGCGACTTTTTGCCCCGTGGAACAGGCATTGTCACCAGAAGACCGTTGGTGTTGCAGTTGATGAACATCCTGGAAAACGACCCCGTGATCAATTCTGACACCGGATTTCGTTCGCTGAGTTCGTCTTTCAGTAACGGTGAGGCGCTGGACGAAGCAgtcaatttggaagacCATTTGAGACGACATGCTGCCAATGGGAGCTACCAACCTCCCAACGAATGGGGAGAATTCTTGCATATTCCCCATAAACGTTTCTATAACTTCCTGGACATCAGAagagagattgaaaatgaGACCCACAGAATCGCCGGACAAAATAAGGGTATTAGCAGATTGcccatcaacttgaagatctaCTCTCCTAGAGTGTTGAATTTGACGTTAGTGGACCTTCCTGGTTTGACCAAGATTCCTATCGGTGACCAGCCCACAGATATCGAGAAACAAACGAGAAACTTAATCTTGGAGTACGTGTCCAAGCCCAACTGTATCATATTGGCTGTTTCGCCAGCCAACGTAGACTTGGTCAATTCAGAATcattgaagttggccaGACAAGTAGATCCTACCGGTAAGAGAACTGTGGGTGTGTTGACCAAATTGGACCTTATGGATCAAGGTACGAATGCGTTGGATATCTTAAAAGGAAATGTATATCCCTTAAAACTTGGATTCATCGGGATCGTCAACAGATCGCAACAGGATATCTCAGACAACAAGTCGTTAGATGATTCGTTGTTCTCTGAACAACAATTCTTCCAGAACCATACGGCCTATAGGTCGATGTCTAGCAAGTGCGGTACCAAATACTTGGCATTGACGCTAAACAAAATCTTGATGACCCACATAAGAGACAGATTACCAGATATCAAGGCTAAGTTGAACACTTTAATGGGTCAAACTGAGCAAGAATTAGCCAGTTATGGCGAAATTCCATCGCATTTGAAAGATTCCAAAGAATCCAGAGGTGCAATGGTCTTGTCTTTGATGACAAAGTTTGCTACGACCTTTATGAACTCAATTGAAGGAACGTCAGTTAACGAATTATCAACAAAGGAGTTGTGTGGAGGCGCCAGAATCTACTATATTTACAACGAGGTATTTGGCTCGCAGCTAGCAGCCATTAATCCTACTCAGAACCTAACCATTCACGATATAAGGATTGCTATTAGAAACTCTACTGGGCCCAGGCCATCCTTATTTGTTCCTGAGTTAGCCTTCGATCTTCTTGTGAAACCACAGATCAAGTTGCTAGAGGATCCCTCACGTAGATGTGTGGAGATGGTCTATGAggaattgatgaagattgTTCACAATGTCTGCTCCTCCAATATTGGACTTGAATTGAACAGATACCCTCGCTTACAAAGCAAATTGATCGAAGTAGTTTCTGATCTCTTGAGAGAAAGATTGGGTCCCACTATAAAGTATGTGGAATCGTTGATTGATATACACAAGGCTTATATCAACACCAACCATCCCAACTTTGTGGGTGCAGCAAGAGCCATGAGCATCGTTGTGGAAGAACGCCAGAAGCAAAAGGAGTTCGAACAAAAAAGCAAAATGAGACTCGCTAGCGAGCGaattttgaacaagaaatacAGCgattcaattgaagaagaagaaggagacGATGAAAAGAACCCAGACGAAGATATAAATTCTGTGGATGACGTAATTCCTGTGAAACACAAGAGATCTGAATCTGGAAAGACTTACTCAGTCAAGGCCGAATCCACTCCTAATTTGGCAGGAAGCCAACACAACCATTATCAGCAAGAATCGTACTTGAACTATTTCTTTGGTAAGGATCCAGTTATTCACCAGCAACACATGCAGACTCAGGCACAATTGAACCCAACTCCTTTTAAGTTTCcacatcatcaagaatcGTTGCAattcaactccaactttGTCAATGGCATGGCCAATAACTCACAACCCAACTTGGATCATTTCAAGCTGATGAGTCTCACAGATTCCATTCAAGACGACTCGACGTCGTTTGAAAGTGATGAAACTCTCAACGACTTGACTGAAAGAGAGCAGCTAGAATGTGAACTCATCAGACGTTTGATCATCTCTTACTTCTGTATTGTTAGGGAAATGATTCAGGACCAGGTTCCCAAGTCTATTATGTGCTTGTTGGTCAACTACATCAAGCAACATATCCAAAACCGTTTGGTGGTGAAGTTGTACAGCGAAGACTTGTTCAATGAGTTGTTACAGGAAGACGAAGGTATTCAAGCGGAGCGCGAAAAGTGTAtgtctttgttgaagaccTATAGAGAGGCCTCTAGAATTATCAGTGATGTCGTATGA